One part of the Equus caballus isolate H_3958 breed thoroughbred chromosome 30, TB-T2T, whole genome shotgun sequence genome encodes these proteins:
- the BROX gene encoding BRO1 domain-containing protein BROX — protein sequence MTHWFHRNPLKATAPVSFNYYGVASGPAASKICSDLRSSRARLLELFTDLSCNPEMMKNAADSYFSLLQGFINSLDESTQESKLRYIQNFKWTDTLQGQVPSAQQDAVFELISMGFNVALWYTKYASRLAGKENVTEDEAKEVHRSLKIAAGIFKHLKESHIPKLITPAEKGRDLEARLIDAYIIQCQAEAQEVTIARAIELKHAPGLIAALAYETANFYQKADHTLSSLEPAYSAKWRKYLLLKMCFYTAYAYCYHGQTLLASDKCGEAIRSLQEAEKLYAKAEALCKEYGETKGPGPTVKPSGHLFFRKLGNLVKNTLEKCQRENGFIYFQKVPTEAPQLELKANYGLVEPVPFEFPPTSAHWTPETLAAFDLTKRPKEDSTKPKPEEVVKPVKEPDIKPQKDTGCSIS from the exons ATGACACATTGGTTTCATAGGAACCCATTAAAGGCCACAGCTCCTGTCTCTTTTAACTACTATGGTGTAGCCAGTGGCCCTGCTGCTTCAAAAATTTGCAG TGACTTGAGGTCATCCAGAGCACGGCTGCTGGAACTGTTCACTGATTTGAGCTGTAATCCAGAAATGATGAAGAATGCTGCAGattcatatttttcacttttacaag GTTTCATAAATTCATTGGATGAATCTACCCAAGAAAGCAAGTTacgatatattcaaaatttcaaGTGGACTGATACATTGCAAGGACAGGTTCCAAG TGCCCAGCAGGATGCTGTTTTTGAATTAATTTCCATGGGGTTTAATGTAGCTTTATGGTACACCAAATATGCTTCAAGACTGGctggaaaagaaaa CGTAACAGAAGACGAAGCGAAGGAAGTCCATCGCAGCCTGAAAATTGCAGCTgggatttttaaacatttgaag gaaAGTCATATCCCAAAGCTTATTACACCTGCAGAAAAGGGGCGGGATTTAGAGGCACGACTCATAGACGCTTATATTATCCAGTGTCAGGCTGAAGCTCAAGAAG TAACAATCGCTCGAGCCATTGAACTGAAGCATGCTCCTGGACTAATTGCTGCGCTGGCATATGAAACAGCCAATTTCTATCAAAAAGCTG ATCATACTTTATCCAGTTTGGAGCCTGCATACTCTGCTAAATGGAGAAAATACCTTCTCTTGAAAATGTGTTTCTACACAGCTTAT GCTTACTGTTACCACGGTCAGACTTTGTTGGCTAGTGATAAATGTGGTGAAGCCATCAGGTCTctccaagaagcagaaaaat TGTATGCAAAAGCAGAAGCGTTATGCAAAGAATACGGAGAAACCAAAGGACCTGGCCCAACAGTCAAACCCTCAGGACACTTGTTCTTTAGGAAACTTGGAAATCTTGTCAAGAATACACTAGAAAAATGTCAGAGAGAAAATGGATTTAT TTACTTTCAAAAAGTTCCCACAGAAGCCCCACAGCTGGAACTCAAAGCAAATTATGGTCTCGTGGAGCCTGTACCTTTCGAGTTTCCTCCCACGAGTGCACACTGGACCCCGGAGACGCTGGCGGCCTTTGATCTCACCAAGAGACCCAAGGAGGACAGT aCCAAACCCAAACCAGAGGAAGTGGTGAAACCTGTGAAGGAACCAGATATCAAACCTCAGAAGGACACTGGGTGCTCCATCTCCTAA
- the FAM177B gene encoding protein FAM177B — protein sequence MEKDGLQQLELEKSGPSKRTTPKRIIHFVDGDILEEYSTDEEEEEEKEEQKMNSMLDPSKLSWGPYLWFWAGRIASTSFSTCEFLGGRLATFFGLTQPKHQYMLNEYYRRQNKEGDKENEGNGSKVQPAKVPNEKCHLETRGLDYGTTRQEIAEATPQCSATSREGLAAGSSS from the exons atggaAAAAGACGGTTTACAGCAGTTAGAACTGGAGAAGAGTGGACCTTCCAAAAGAACTACTCCCAAAAgaattatccattttgttgatggaGACATCCTGGAAGAATATAGCacagatgaggaggaagaggaagaaaaagaggaacagaaaatGAATTCAATGCTTGACCCT tctaaacTTTCATGGGGGCCCTACCTATGGTTTTGGGCAGGGCGAATAGCAAGCACCTCATTTTCTA CGTGTGAATTCCTTGGTGGAAGATTAGCTACCTTCTTTGGTCTTACTCAACCCAAACATCAATATATGTTAAACGAGTATTATAGAAGACAAAATAAG GAAGGTGACAAGGAAAATGAAGGGAATGGATCAAAGGTTCAGCCAGCCAAGGTTCCTAATGAAAAGTGTCACCTGGAGACTAGGGGCCTAGACTATGGAACCACACGACAGGAAATTGCAGAGGCCACTCCTCAGTGCAGCGCCACCTCCAGGGAGGGCCTGGCAGCAGGTTCCAGCTCATAA